The sequence AGGTATTACAAACAATTTTTGAGAACTCAGAAATTCCGATATTGTCGGCATTTATGCTGGGGCTTATGACTGCCATAAGCCCTTGCCCGCTGGCAACCAACATAACGGCAATCGGCTACATCAGTAAAGATATTACCAGCCAGAGAAGGGTGTTTTATAATGGCTTGGTTTATACTTTGGGACGTGCCTTTTCGTATACCGCCATTGGTTTGCTGTTCTTTTTGGGTGCCAGTCAATTCGAGTTCTCCTCTTTTTTTCAAACCTGGGGCGAAAAAATTTTAGGTCCGCTACTCATAATAATCGGCCTTTTTATGCTTGGTGTTCTGAAGTTAACCATTCCGGGAGTTGGTTCATTAACTGAAAAAATGCAAAACCGTTCGAACAGCGGATTCTGGGGCGTATTGTTGCTGGGAATTGTATTTGCACTGGCCTTCTGTCCGTACAGCGGAGTGCTCTATTTCGGAATACTCATTCCGATGACCATAAGCAGCGCCAGCGGCTTGTATCTGCCAATCGTTTTTGCGGTGGCTACAGGTATTCCTGTAATCATTTTTGCATGGCTAATTGCCTTTAGCGTTGGTTCTATCGGTAATCTGTATAACAAAATGAAAACCTTTGAAATCTGGTTTCGCCGTGTAATTGCCGTACTATTTATAGGTGTGGGAATTTATTACATAATGAACTTGTTTATTTTGCCAAGATTACACTAAATAACGAAGACAAAAAATTTTGAAGAAATAGTTCGTAAAAATACGAATGGTAAAGAGATGATAGAGAAAGTGATTTATTTAAACAGAAAAACAAACGGATGGTTATTTCCGCTTTTTATGTTGCCCGTTTGGCTATTGCTGTACATGAATCTGCAAAATATTGCCGATTTAATAATCGACGATTTAGCGGGGATGACGGCCGGAAAACATTTAACTGAAACGCTGCGTTTTTTTATTTTCGAAGTACCAAAAGTAATGCTGCTATTGGTGCTTATTATTTTCGGCGTTGGCATTATTCGTAGTTATTTTTCCACTGAGAAGACCCGGAAAATGCTGCAGGGAAAATCCCTGTTTACCGGAAATGTAATGTCGGCTTTGTTAGGTATTGTAACTCCTTTTTGCTCGTGCTCGGCAATTCCGCTGTTTTTGGGTTTTGTTGAAGCAGGCATTCCAATTGGAGTTACCTTTTCGTTTTTAATAGCAGCGCCAATGGTAAACGAGGTTGCTCTTGTTTTGCTCGTTGGTTTGTTTGGCTGGAAAGTGGCGCTAATTTATGTAGCCACCGGTTTAACGATTGCCATTCTTTCGGGTTGGCTGATCGGAAAACTAAAAATGGAGAAATATGTAGCCGACTGGGTTTACAGCGTAAAAGCGAATGCAGAGGGCGTTGAAGAAGAAAAACTTTCGTTTAGCGACCGTATTCAAAAAGGATTTGATTCTGTTCGCGAAATTGTTGGCAAAATCTGGATCTATATTATTATAGGTATTGCCGTTGGCGCAGGAGCGCATGGTTATGTACCTGAGGACTTTTTAAGCTCGTTGCTTGGAAAGGAAAACTGGTACGGGGTGCCGCTGGCCATTTTAATGGGTGTTCCTATGTATTCCAATGCTGCGGGCATTATTCCTATTGTAAGTGTACTCATCGAAAAAGGAGTGTCGCTTGGAACGGCACTGGCATTTATGATGTCGGTAATTGCCTTGTCACTCCCCGAAATCATCATCCTGAAAAAGGTATTAAAGTGGCAACTAATTGCGGCGTTTGTGGGCATTGTTGCTACCGGAATTGTAATCGTAGGTTTCATTTTTAACTATGTGATGTAAAAACTTTCAACTAACAATAAAACTCAAAAAATGAAAACAAAAACCATTGGATTTATTGGTGGCGGAAGGATCACAAAGATCTTTCTGCAGGCATTTCAAAACAAAAAGGTTGCTTTTGAGAACGTAAAAGTATTCGAACCAAACAGCGAAACGCTGAGTGCTCTTAAAGATTTATTTCCTGAGATTGAAGCTGCCGAGTCAGCACAAGATGCCGCAAAACAAGAACTTGTAGTTTTGGCTGTTCATCCGCCTGTTATGGCCGAAACGCTGGCTGCTATAAAAGATGTTGTTACAGAAGATACACGGGTGCTTTCGCTGGCACCAAAAGTAACCATCGAAAAGATTGCCGGCGCTTTGGGCTCTTCAAAAGTTGTTCGAATGATTCCTAATGCGACTTCCTTTATAAACAAAGGATATAACCCGGTAGCTTTTCACGCTGAAACAGACAAAAAGGCCAAAAAGAGCTTTATGAAACTGGTGAAAGCTTTGGGCAAAAACTTCGAGGTGGCAGAGAATAAACTGGAAGGATACGCCATTGTTTCAGCAATGTTGCCAACGTATTTCTGGTTCCAGTGGGAAGAAATGCTTAAAGTTGCAGAAGCTACCGGTTTGGAAGAAAAAGAAGCTAAAAAGACAGTGGAAGCTACCTTGAAAAAATCGCTTTCTATTTTCTTTAAATCAGGCATGTCGGCCGATGAGGTAAAAGACCTGATTCCGGTAAAACCAATTGGTGAGGCTGAAGAGCAAATCAAAGAGATTTACGAGACAAAGTTGCTGGGTTTGTACGAAAAGATTAAGGCCTAAAAAGTAACAGGATTAATAAAAAACGAAAGAGGGTAGTCATTGTGACTTACCCTCTTTTTCTGAACTTATTATGGTTACAAAAACAAAAACTTTCTTCTAATCTGCCATCCCTAAAACAATTTTCAGGTATAGATCTTCGGGAACAACAGCCGATTTTATCATGTAAAAATCATCGCCCGGCAGTAAAAACGAGATGTGATGAAATCGCACATAGCTATGATAGAAAAAGCTGGCCCATGCAAACTCCGGTGCACGGTCGGGATACTCGGCCCGAACAAATTCTTCCAGTGTCAATGTCAGTCTGTCTCCCTCAATCTTGATATTTCGCGGTGTACGAATAAACAATGGAGATTGAAGCAGAAGCTCCAGGTTGCTATCTGTATTGTAAATTACTTCTGCAATTTCTACCTGGTTAGAACTGTCGTTAACTTTTTCAAGATGAACTGCTTGGTTTTGTGGGTATTCATTAAAATTTAGTATTGTTCTCATGATCATGTTTTTTAAGTGTGAATAATTTTCTCCTGCATGGGAGTAGTGCATAAACCTTCAAGCAGAACAGGTTTAGATGCTAAATACTTGTTTATGGATCACACTAAAAAGGGGGGAGGAAGATCAATCAACCAAACCGATAAAAGATAAGAATATGTTGCCGATGTATACTGAACAACACCGGTTTGTAATTCTGAAAAATAAGTGGTTAAATTATTTGAAGGTAACAGTGCAGTTGCCAGAGAAAAACCATCCGAATCGAGATCTTCCGAAATTAAAATTGTTGGTGTACTAATGTAATGTTGCTGTATATGCGTTGCGAATATTGTGCTTTGGCTGATTCGCTGAGATGAAACGGTATCCTCACTCGCGGAATTAATTCCGAGAAGTAAAAAACATACGATATAAAATATCCATTTCATTCCTGTGTTCTGTTATTTCGGGATTAAAGGTAGCGCTTTACGTGTATAGTTGAACAGAATAAAAGTTAATTAGGGTTAACGTTTCTTATCGAGTTGTTAATGACTGCAGTTTGGTTGGGAATTAAGAGTTCATTAACATATTACTTCGAATAAAAGCCTTGTTTTGTTCGTTAAAAGTTACCTTTGCGCCCGAAATCAAAAAAAAAACTAAATATGGACGAAGGCCCGTATCACCGAAAATTGAAGTTTAACTCTTACCAATAAGGGGCCTTATGCCTCCCGCTGGTAACAAAAAAAGAGGAGGTAACACCATGTTGAAAATTTTCAAAACCTTTGGCGGTTATGTTGAAATCGATCAGCCGGAAAGCGGTTGCTGGATTAATGTAACAAAACCTACTGCCGAAGAAATCGAATTGCTTACAGAAGGCTTTAAAATGCCAAAAGATATTGTCCGGGACATTCTTGATGCCGACGAACGTTCGAGGATCGAATATGATGATGATTGGTCGCTAATTATTATTCGTATTCCGGTGCCAGACAAGGATAACGGCGTTCCGTATTTCACAGTACCGCTCGGAATCTTTATGACTGAAAGTTTCACTATAACATTGTGTCAGGTTGAAAATGAAGTACTGCCTTATGACAGTCCATCGCTTTACCGCGATAACTATCGACCGGTAAAAGACGTGCTGAATTTTGCCCTGAAACTGTTCTTGCGCACCGCAAATACTTATTTGAGTTATCTGAAATACATTAATCAGCAAACTGCAATAATTGAGCAGGATCTGGAAAAATCGATTCGGAATAAGGAATTGAACCGATTGTTGAAAATGGAAAAGTGTCTTGTGTATTTTATAACTTCCATAAAAGCCAATGAGTTGGTTTTGGCGAAGCTAAACAATGCAAATAAACGCACGATAAGCGAAATTAATGAAGACTTGCTTGAAGATGCCATTATCGAAAACAAACAGGCGCTGGATATGGCACAAATTTATTCTGATATTCAAAGTGGAATGATGGATGCGTTTGCATCGGTTATTTCAAACAACCTGAATGTGGTAATGAAACAGCTGGCTTCTATCTCTATCATTTTAATGATTCCGACACTTGTAGCCAGTTTTTACGGGATGAATATTCCAAATAACCTGGAAACCAATCATTGGGCATTTTTT comes from uncultured Draconibacterium sp. and encodes:
- a CDS encoding permease, with the translated sequence MIEKVIYLNRKTNGWLFPLFMLPVWLLLYMNLQNIADLIIDDLAGMTAGKHLTETLRFFIFEVPKVMLLLVLIIFGVGIIRSYFSTEKTRKMLQGKSLFTGNVMSALLGIVTPFCSCSAIPLFLGFVEAGIPIGVTFSFLIAAPMVNEVALVLLVGLFGWKVALIYVATGLTIAILSGWLIGKLKMEKYVADWVYSVKANAEGVEEEKLSFSDRIQKGFDSVREIVGKIWIYIIIGIAVGAGAHGYVPEDFLSSLLGKENWYGVPLAILMGVPMYSNAAGIIPIVSVLIEKGVSLGTALAFMMSVIALSLPEIIILKKVLKWQLIAAFVGIVATGIVIVGFIFNYVM
- a CDS encoding aromatic aminobenezylarsenical efflux permease ArsG family transporter; translation: MEVLQTIFENSEIPILSAFMLGLMTAISPCPLATNITAIGYISKDITSQRRVFYNGLVYTLGRAFSYTAIGLLFFLGASQFEFSSFFQTWGEKILGPLLIIIGLFMLGVLKLTIPGVGSLTEKMQNRSNSGFWGVLLLGIVFALAFCPYSGVLYFGILIPMTISSASGLYLPIVFAVATGIPVIIFAWLIAFSVGSIGNLYNKMKTFEIWFRRVIAVLFIGVGIYYIMNLFILPRLH
- a CDS encoding magnesium transporter CorA family protein; translation: MLKIFKTFGGYVEIDQPESGCWINVTKPTAEEIELLTEGFKMPKDIVRDILDADERSRIEYDDDWSLIIIRIPVPDKDNGVPYFTVPLGIFMTESFTITLCQVENEVLPYDSPSLYRDNYRPVKDVLNFALKLFLRTANTYLSYLKYINQQTAIIEQDLEKSIRNKELNRLLKMEKCLVYFITSIKANELVLAKLNNANKRTISEINEDLLEDAIIENKQALDMAQIYSDIQSGMMDAFASVISNNLNVVMKQLASISIILMIPTLVASFYGMNIPNNLETNHWAFFLILGISVILASIGILIFRKREWF
- a CDS encoding NAD(P)-binding domain-containing protein, whose amino-acid sequence is MKTKTIGFIGGGRITKIFLQAFQNKKVAFENVKVFEPNSETLSALKDLFPEIEAAESAQDAAKQELVVLAVHPPVMAETLAAIKDVVTEDTRVLSLAPKVTIEKIAGALGSSKVVRMIPNATSFINKGYNPVAFHAETDKKAKKSFMKLVKALGKNFEVAENKLEGYAIVSAMLPTYFWFQWEEMLKVAEATGLEEKEAKKTVEATLKKSLSIFFKSGMSADEVKDLIPVKPIGEAEEQIKEIYETKLLGLYEKIKA